TGTTTTTCCCCCACTCCCTCCTTAACTCCAGACGTTGCAGCTTTTCTGGATTCTCAATCTGAGCAGCCCCATCCGTATTTTCTCTCCCTTGTTCCCACCCAACTCCAACGACTCTTGCAACAGAGCGACTCTCGCATACAGTGGCTGGCGCGATTTCGCACCATTCTGGTAGGGGGAGGTCCTACATGGCCTGCTTTACTACAGGCGGCTCGTCAGCATCATTTACGTCTGGCATTAACCTATGGAATGACGGAAACGGCAGCTCAAGTCGCCACCTTAGATCCAGATCAATTCCTTCTAGGTGCCGCACATAATGGCCACATTTTGCCCCACGCTCAGATTGCGATTAAAGATGAGCAACATCAGGGCGTGCTGGCCCATCAAACTGGACAGGTGGTCATTGAAAGTACCTCTCTTTGTAAGGGATATTACCCTCAACTATTTGTCTCTGATCACAAATTTTTTACGGATGATTTGGGGTATTTCAATGACCAAAGAGAGTTGCATATTGTGGGTCGTTTAAGTCGCAAGATTATCTCTGGGGGTGAGAATGTTTTTCCTGAAGAAATAGAACGGTTAATCCTGGGTACAGGCATAGTGAAAGATGCCACGGTTTTTGGCCAACCCCACCCAGATTGGGGTCAAAGTATTACAGCAGTTGTGGTCCCTGCAGTAGACTCCTTTTCCCTAGCCGCATTGCAAGTTTTGCTGAAGACTCAACTCAGCCCCTTTAAACAACCCAAGCAATGGCATGTACTACCCAGACTGCCCCGCAATCCTCAAGGTAAAATCGACCAATCCCAGCTTAGAAAAGTACTTCAGGCTCATTAGTAGGAGTTAGGAGACGCAAATTCTGGCGTTAACCCATCTAATTTTATTGATATGTTTCACTCTGTTAACCCCCGCAAATAAGAGTGAACTTTAGTAAAATAACTGAGTCAGTCCTGGGGGTTAATGTTAGATTAAACCCAGGTACAAAAAGTCAAAGTTAACAAGTAACCCCAGAGCACGTCAGTACCTCCTACCTCTGTTCTGAAGAGCAACCTTCTTCCTGAGAACTTACGATTTGTGGTCATCCTTTTCTATACGAAAAAGCTGAAGACCAGAACACTTATCTAGTAAAGATATGTAAGACTTACCTCTTAGAACTGTTGCTGTTGTTAATGTCCACTTTAGTTGTTTTTTTCTTGTACACTCTATCTATTTTTTCAACTCTGAGCAAACATACATTCTCGGTTTCTATAGGATTAAGGGTTTGGTTGCAATAAGCCAAACCCTTTAGCCGTTTTAGAGGTGTTTGTCATGCTCGAATAAAGCTTGAATTAATGTGTGAGTAGCCGTTGAGTAATTTCGATAAATCCTAACCCCTCCGCTGCTTGGGTTATCGCTTGGGGATGGTGGTCAATCTGTTCCAGATAGTGAGACAAATTGGCAACGCCGACTGACAGAGGAAAAACTTGAGGGTCAAAGAGATCTTGATCATTGGGGCTATCGCCAATCGTCAAGATTTGGGCTAACTCATATTGCTCAGGCAAGTGATGCTCGAGTACGGTTAGTAGCCCTGCTTGCTTGTTCTGGCCTTGGGGTTTGATGTGGCACTGCACTGTACTATAGGTAAAATCAAATCCTTCAGTGGCGCAGAGATTCGCCATCTGATCTAAATCGACCGGATCGAAATCAGGATTATCAAAGGTCCAATCTGTGATCCTGAAAGCGTTGTCAGCCGTAGTCCGTAGATGCGGGAAATGAGTTTGAAGCATACGAAAGGTATTGGCTAAGTGAGCCCGGTGATCTTTGAGGCCAGGAATGTCTGAAAGTACTTTCCCGGGGGTATCGGGTTGGTGAAAGAAAAGGCCGCCATTTTCTGCGATCGCACCTTGTATCGGCAAATAATGGGCGAGTCCGCTGACCCAACCCGCCGATCGACCCGTCACAATCACAACAGCAAACCCGCTATTTTGTAAGTCCCACAATGCTTGACCAAAGATAGCTGGGAATTTACCGTCTACAGTTAGAGTGCCATCCATATCGGTTGCAATCAGTTTGATGGTATTGAGCTGCTGTGCAGGAAGATCTGCAAATGGTGTGATGGAGTGGCTCATGGACAATTCGTGCAGGGCGGTCTTATTCTACAGTGCGATTAGACCGCCTTATAAATGACGGCACCATCGGACTCGCGATTCCCAACAACCAATAGTTCGGCCAAACACAGCTCTTGGACTTTGGATTTGACCGTTTCAGGACTTGTTTCGGTCGCAATTACGCAATCACTCAGGGTGGCCCCCCTCTGATCTCGACAAATCTTTAGAATTTGCACATCCAGAGGTGGACTCGTTTGCCCATAAGTACTGACATCTCTCACAATAGTGGGTTGTGTCGTGGCATCAGCTGAACTATAGAGTAATCTCTGCTTCAGATTTTTATGGTCAACCATCTCTGGAATTAAAAAGAGATCGACCACTTGGCCAATGCCGAGAA
The Acaryochloris marina S15 genome window above contains:
- a CDS encoding 2-succinylbenzoate--CoA ligase — encoded protein: MSNTSFPVDSVKPTNAHVLGSPQEIWQRQDWILGLSDQLLLEQIQQRQQELQDVIDRERYPRVLLIQSDPLEFLAGLMAACLCDCPVFLGNPHWQRSEWRQVLHLVKPHVIWDASQLPQLDIPEPTPAKPEEKGWILVPTGGSSGQVRFAIHTWATLAASVEGCQRHFFGDEWGAIHSCCWLPLYHVSGLMQFMRSLLSYGKLILLPRHCFSPTPSLTPDVAAFLDSQSEQPHPYFLSLVPTQLQRLLQQSDSRIQWLARFRTILVGGGPTWPALLQAARQHHLRLALTYGMTETAAQVATLDPDQFLLGAAHNGHILPHAQIAIKDEQHQGVLAHQTGQVVIESTSLCKGYYPQLFVSDHKFFTDDLGYFNDQRELHIVGRLSRKIISGGENVFPEEIERLILGTGIVKDATVFGQPHPDWGQSITAVVVPAVDSFSLAALQVLLKTQLSPFKQPKQWHVLPRLPRNPQGKIDQSQLRKVLQAH
- a CDS encoding HAD-IIB family hydrolase, whose amino-acid sequence is MSHSITPFADLPAQQLNTIKLIATDMDGTLTVDGKFPAIFGQALWDLQNSGFAVVIVTGRSAGWVSGLAHYLPIQGAIAENGGLFFHQPDTPGKVLSDIPGLKDHRAHLANTFRMLQTHFPHLRTTADNAFRITDWTFDNPDFDPVDLDQMANLCATEGFDFTYSTVQCHIKPQGQNKQAGLLTVLEHHLPEQYELAQILTIGDSPNDQDLFDPQVFPLSVGVANLSHYLEQIDHHPQAITQAAEGLGFIEITQRLLTH
- a CDS encoding TM2 domain-containing protein — protein: MANNGTAYLLWFFSTFGICGIHRFYLGKPVSGILYFCTFGFLGIGQVVDLFLIPEMVDHKNLKQRLLYSSADATTQPTIVRDVSTYGQTSPPLDVQILKICRDQRGATLSDCVIATETSPETVKSKVQELCLAELLVVGNRESDGAVIYKAV